The candidate division KSB1 bacterium genome includes a window with the following:
- a CDS encoding PQQ-like beta-propeller repeat protein — protein MNSNLRQDNPRIRWWPATIILLLDIGIVGWLWVFFSGIRQERMLGTLIAQVVTLLLLAIWLLFGSRLRWKIRLTTFAGLAMSLTLFFFLFPFKEFTGDLVPTFGWRWAEKSYQTETVDLNSKSETDKLLTAAVFSYPQFLGPERNGKTRGTRLDTDWSAQPPKQLWKQPIGEGASSFAISGNFAVTQEQRADDEMVVCYDLKSGKTRWQHSDKARFDSVAFVGGIGPKATPTISGNRVYTLGATGILNCMNLKDGKLIWSKNILNENNAVVIEWGMTGSPLLLDSLVVVSAGGTDGRSLVAYHRNSGEQIWSAGNDRAGYSSPLIATIAGVRQILIFNWEYVAAHNPKTGKILWKFPWTGDTQRVAQPVVLPEDRVFITTGYGVGSKLIKINQDTNGNLSPVLLWESNRMKAKFSNVIAVGEFIYGLDDGILACIDLQEGKRQWKRGRYGHGQMILVDNLLLITTEKGDVVLVEPNPEQHKELARFSAIKGKTWNNPALAGPYLLVRNGQEAACYELPVLN, from the coding sequence ATGAACTCGAATTTACGGCAAGACAATCCTCGAATTCGCTGGTGGCCGGCGACGATCATTCTTTTACTCGACATCGGAATTGTTGGATGGCTTTGGGTATTCTTTAGCGGGATTCGCCAGGAAAGGATGCTTGGTACACTTATCGCACAAGTCGTTACCCTGCTTTTGTTAGCCATTTGGTTGTTATTTGGGTCCCGTTTGCGTTGGAAAATTCGCTTGACAACCTTTGCCGGTTTAGCGATGTCATTAACTTTATTTTTCTTTTTATTTCCCTTCAAAGAATTTACCGGAGATCTGGTCCCCACTTTCGGGTGGCGTTGGGCTGAAAAATCTTATCAAACTGAAACCGTAGATTTAAACAGCAAATCGGAAACGGATAAACTTCTTACCGCAGCCGTTTTCAGCTACCCGCAATTTCTTGGGCCTGAACGGAATGGCAAAACTAGAGGAACCCGGTTAGACACTGATTGGAGCGCCCAGCCGCCGAAACAACTTTGGAAGCAGCCGATTGGAGAGGGGGCTTCCTCGTTTGCCATCTCAGGGAATTTCGCCGTCACCCAGGAACAGCGAGCTGATGACGAAATGGTTGTTTGCTATGATTTAAAATCGGGTAAAACTCGCTGGCAGCACAGTGACAAAGCGCGCTTTGATTCCGTTGCCTTTGTTGGCGGTATCGGTCCTAAAGCAACCCCAACAATTTCGGGAAATCGCGTTTACACTTTAGGCGCAACGGGTATTCTCAATTGTATGAACTTAAAAGACGGCAAACTCATTTGGAGCAAGAATATTCTTAACGAAAATAATGCCGTAGTTATAGAATGGGGGATGACGGGCTCTCCTCTGCTTCTGGATAGTTTGGTAGTGGTAAGCGCCGGCGGAACGGACGGTCGGTCACTCGTGGCTTATCATAGAAATAGTGGTGAACAAATCTGGTCAGCAGGAAATGATCGGGCCGGTTATAGTTCACCCCTAATTGCCACGATTGCCGGAGTTCGTCAAATTCTCATTTTTAATTGGGAATACGTTGCCGCTCATAATCCAAAGACCGGTAAAATTTTGTGGAAATTTCCCTGGACCGGTGACACCCAAAGAGTGGCCCAGCCGGTCGTGCTACCGGAAGACAGGGTTTTTATAACAACCGGATACGGGGTCGGAAGCAAACTGATAAAAATTAACCAGGATACCAACGGCAACCTGTCTCCCGTTCTTTTGTGGGAAAGCAACCGTATGAAAGCCAAATTCTCCAATGTCATTGCAGTTGGTGAATTTATTTATGGCCTGGACGATGGTATTTTGGCCTGCATTGATTTACAAGAAGGCAAGCGTCAATGGAAAAGGGGCCGTTACGGTCACGGTCAAATGATACTGGTAGATAACTTACTTCTCATTACAACTGAAAAAGGAGATGTAGTTTTAGTGGAACCCAACCCCGAACAACACAAAGAACTCGCACGCTTTTCTGCAATCAAAGGCAAGACCTGGAACAACCCGGCACTCGCGGGACCGTACTTGCTGGTTCGCAACGGTCAGGAAGCGGCGTGTTATGAGCTGCCGGTTTTAAACTAA
- a CDS encoding STAS domain-containing protein, whose amino-acid sequence MQIKEQKHGDVVVLALKGKLMGGPETMAVHEKVKELSGNKVTKVVIDLSKVKWMNSSGLGILIGSMTTIKNAGGEMKLAAVTEKVQSLFMITKLVTIFDTEDDVETAIKNFK is encoded by the coding sequence ATGCAAATTAAGGAACAGAAACATGGTGATGTCGTTGTGCTCGCTCTCAAGGGTAAATTAATGGGGGGGCCTGAAACCATGGCAGTTCACGAAAAGGTCAAGGAGTTATCCGGAAATAAGGTCACTAAAGTCGTGATTGATTTAAGTAAAGTAAAATGGATGAACAGTTCCGGTTTGGGCATCCTGATAGGTTCAATGACAACCATCAAAAATGCAGGCGGGGAAATGAAATTAGCCGCCGTCACAGAAAAAGTTCAAAGCCTGTTCATGATCACCAAGCTCGTCACAATTTTTGATACCGAAGACGATGTCGAAACTGCGATCAAGAATTTCAAATAA
- a CDS encoding OmpA family protein has translation MSIILLGLVKVVKRSKITMKTRMVFYISILLLSHATFLSAQFNNSEFGIGLLVGGSKLQGDVENTNMGLTGGLMLKYVPTSRLALTALAAYGQMTTGLNAIKTDLLSTSLLASLFILPNNNIRPFLSIGLSRFHYSTKKGNGQQLYRNNGSPISAWKGALQFGVGVELFTGKRWAINTMGNYNITRVDELDAITGGASDGFFHGFIGLVHYFKTGKDTEDEKLSLRNYQQTAPIEEKSMPESNLNSTAQNAPSDQFANGIYFERGSANLLAKSRHQLHEIYRYLDTHPDEELELLGVTGANQSENKLILERANAVKAYLVNLGIKSEKIIIKAN, from the coding sequence ATGTCGATAATTTTATTAGGGTTAGTGAAGGTGGTAAAAAGGAGTAAAATCACAATGAAAACAAGGATGGTTTTCTATATAAGTATTTTGTTGTTGAGTCATGCTACGTTTCTGAGTGCGCAATTTAATAATAGCGAATTTGGAATCGGACTTTTAGTAGGCGGCTCAAAACTGCAAGGTGATGTCGAAAATACAAATATGGGGCTGACGGGCGGACTCATGCTTAAGTACGTCCCAACATCTCGTTTGGCTTTGACCGCCCTGGCAGCTTATGGCCAGATGACTACTGGTCTGAATGCAATTAAAACGGACTTATTAAGTACTTCATTGTTGGCAAGCTTGTTTATCTTACCCAACAATAACATCAGGCCGTTTTTGTCTATTGGATTGTCAAGATTTCATTATTCAACCAAAAAAGGAAATGGTCAACAACTCTATCGGAATAACGGCTCCCCTATTTCAGCGTGGAAAGGCGCCTTGCAATTTGGAGTAGGAGTTGAGCTATTCACTGGAAAACGCTGGGCGATCAACACTATGGGTAATTATAACATCACGCGCGTTGATGAGTTAGACGCTATAACGGGAGGCGCCTCTGACGGATTTTTTCATGGTTTCATTGGGTTGGTTCATTATTTCAAAACGGGTAAAGACACTGAGGACGAGAAACTTAGCCTCAGAAATTATCAACAAACAGCCCCTATTGAAGAAAAAAGTATGCCCGAATCCAATTTAAACTCAACCGCACAGAATGCACCTTCAGATCAATTTGCAAACGGGATCTATTTTGAACGTGGGTCAGCAAACTTATTAGCAAAATCCAGACATCAGCTTCATGAAATTTATCGATATTTAGATACCCATCCGGATGAGGAACTGGAACTTCTGGGTGTAACTGGAGCAAACCAATCGGAGAATAAATTAATTTTAGAACGGGCCAATGCCGTCAAGGCATATTTAGTTAATTTGGGAATTAAGTCTGAAAAAATTATAATTAAGGCGAATTAA